In one window of Porites lutea chromosome 8, jaPorLute2.1, whole genome shotgun sequence DNA:
- the LOC140946253 gene encoding uncharacterized protein, which produces MASVNSSKYHPFVDFLPSIRPSFLSVVVLFACGCLWVKNETTNERLIALESRINMSPVVLVDTGCTTENSERTARRPKEDSVRYLLKKIQRERKFIDTSALLDESQDSRTSAKSRNRRQVSNVTSATISMHDVRQEITKQFEHLMLSKYCKSQERVCPVGPPGLPGPIGVRGPRGRRGPRGKKGNPGSFGPPGKSGMTGPPGSKGVKGDKGDPGVPGPPGRPGESISAPQVMVSPTNHTRDEAGNTAIYCTVGGNPSPTVEWRFKGRKLLSGAKYLVKKAELIIRNLNYSDAGQYKCAARNILGSSEASGYLKVRGLPIFTKKPSSLVSKMESATIQETCQAEGYPPPKLTWIRLVSPLPVGKTDVKEGNLTIMNLRPVDSGLYQCVATNSMGSKKATMNLFVQKGPVYKNCAEHYKAGQRISGVYRVNPDNAGAFYVYCDQTTVGGGWAVFQKRLDGSVDFDRVWKDYKQGFGNLRGEFWLGLDKVHRLTKERSKLRVELEDFNGQTAYAEYDLFGVADEGNKYRLTLGTYAGTAGDSFSYHNGMAFSTKDQDNDLDNGKGYCAPRYKGGWWFNACHNAFLNGFYYKGSHSNTWGGVMWNKWKGISYSAKRAEMKIKPVNV; this is translated from the exons ATGGCTTCGGTTAACTCTTCGAAGTACCATCCATTCGTTGATTTTCTCCCTTCAATTAGGCCATCTTTTCTTTCGGTGGTGGTACTTTTTGCTTGCGGATGTCTCTGGGTGAAGAATGAAACAACCAACGAGCGACTGATAGCATTGGAATCGCGCATCAACATGTCTCCAGTGGTTCTTGTTGATACTGGCTGCACTACGGAAAACAGTGAAAGAACAGCCCGTAGGCCAAAAGAAGATTCCGTGAGATATCTCTTAAAGAAAATTCAGAGAGAAAGGAAGTTCATCGATACCTCAG CTTTATTAGATGAGTCACAAGATTCAAGAACAAGCGCAAAGTCAAGAAATCGGAGACAGGTTTCGAACGTGACTTCAGCAACCATCAGTATGCATGACGTGCGTCAAGAAATCACCAAACAGTTTGAACATCTTATGCTCTCGAAGTACTGTAAGTCACAAGAGAGGGTATGCCCTGTAGGTCCCCCCGGACTTCCTGGTCCCATTGGTGTACGAGGACCACGTGGCAGGAGGGGACCTAGAGGAAAGAAAGGTAACCCAGGTAGCTTTGGACCACCTGGAAAATCAGGAATGACTGGACCTCCAGGATCGAAAGGAGTAAAGGGAGATAAGGGCGATCCAGGAGTGCCGGGACCACCTGGGAGGCCTGGAGAATCGATATCTGCTCCACAAGTGATGGTATCACCTACAAATCACACTAGAGATGAAGCAGGAAATACGGCGATTTATTGTACGGTTGGAGGAAATCCTTCTCCTACTGTCGAATGGCGATTCAAGGGCAGAAAGCTTCTGTCAGGAGCAAAGTATTTGGTTAAAAAAGCAGAGCTGATCATCAGGAATCTGAACTACAGCGATGCTGGGCAGTACAAATGTGCGGCAAGAAACATTCTTGGATCGTCTGAGGCGTCTGGTTATTTGAAGGTTCGAG GTCTTCCGATCTTTACCAAAAAACCCTCATCACTGGTCTCAAAAATGGAATCCGCCACAATACAAGAAACTTGCCAGGCAGAAGGGTATCCACCTCCCAAGCTGACCTGGATCAGACTTGTTTCTCCTTTACCTGTTGGAAAGACCGACGTAAAGGAAGGAAATCTCACTATCATGAATTTAAGACCAGTGGACAGCGGTTTGTACCAATGCGTAGCAACGAACAGCATGGGATCAAAAAAGGCCACCATGAACTTGTTTGTGCAAAAAGGACCAG TTTACAAAAACTGTGCCGAACATTACAAAGCAGGTCAACGAATAAGTGGTGTTTACCGCGTCAACCCCGATAATGCCGGTGCCTTTTATGTGTATTGTGACCAAACAACAGTAGGTGGGGGTTGGGCAGTGTTTCAGAAAAGACTTGACGGCTCAGTTGACTTCGATCGCGTTTGGAAAGACTACAAACAAGGCTTCGGGAATCTAAGGGGGGAATTTTGGCTTGGACTGGATAAGGTTCACCGTCTGACGAAAGAACGAAGCAAGCTTCGGGTGGAACTCGAGGATTTTAACGGACAAACAGCTTACGCTGAGTACGACTTGTTTGGCGTTGCTGACGAAGGAAATAAATATAGGCTAACTCTTGGAACGTATGCAG GAACTGCCGGCGATTCATTTTCGTATCATAATGGTATGGCGTTCTCCACCAAAGATCAGGACAATGATCTAGACAATGGTAAAGGCTATTGTGCCCCGCGTTATAAGGGAGGTTGGTGGTTCAACGCCTGTCACAATGCCTTTCTAAACGGCTTCTATTATAAAGGCTCACACTCCAACACTTGGGGAGGTGTGATGTGGAATAAGTGGAAGGGCATCAGTTACTCCGCTAAACGTGCTGAGATGAAAATCAAACCTGTTAACGTTTAA